In the Euphorbia lathyris chromosome 5, ddEupLath1.1, whole genome shotgun sequence genome, one interval contains:
- the LOC136228635 gene encoding CASP-like protein 5C3 — protein MERVPGAVGTSASLALRMGQTIFSTASLLFMCLGIDFYSYTSFCYLVTVMGLVIPWSMTLVVVDVYCVFVKCLPQQPRILSAIIIGDWVLSFLSLAAATSTASVTDVLMDVGNSYCPAKLCRRYQISAAMAFLSWFLSFASSLFNLWLLPYL, from the exons atggaAAGAGTGCCGGGTGCAGTTGGAACAAGCGCGAGTTTGGCGCTGAGAATGGGACAGACTATATTTTCGACAGCTTCTCTTCTATTCATGTGTTTGGGGATTGATTTCTACAGTTATACTTCTTTTTG CTACTTGGTGACAGTGATGGGATTAGTAATACCATGGAGTATGACACTGGTAGTAGTAGATGTATATTGTGTGTTTGTAAAGTGTTTACCTCAGCAACCAAGAATACTTTCTGCCATTATAATTGGAGATTGGGTTCTCTCTTTTCTATCATTAGCAGCAGCTACTTCAACAGCAAGTGTAACTGATGTTCTTATGGATGTTGGGAACTCATATTGTCCTGCTAAATTGTGCAGAAGGTATCAGATTTCTGCAGCTATGGCTTTCTTGTCTTGGTTCCTCTCTTTTGCTTCTTCTCTCTTCAATCTTTGGCTTCTACCTTATTTGTAA